The Acetivibrio saccincola genome window below encodes:
- a CDS encoding DUF6873 family GME fold protein, with the protein MHYKAGDRRVMNFLDIPNLPEKKVNLVLVDGRIGQDIEEKLMSLKINYIKTKPLDSLYPAISYHPDIFFHHLEKNIIVYAPGVCKEILKKLHSLGFELLEGKSRLTSKYPGNICYNGARVGKYFFHNTKYTDSVILEHLKKKDIEIVHVNQGYTKCSVSVVNENSIITMDRGIAKIAEKKGLDVLLIEEEDRIVLEGLDKGFIGGSTFLIDKYKWAICGDIEKLKTEKKIRDFLDKKGMEIVSLGNENSVDVGSVIPLLTG; encoded by the coding sequence ATGCATTATAAAGCAGGAGACAGAAGGGTTATGAATTTTTTGGACATTCCTAATTTACCTGAAAAAAAAGTAAACCTGGTACTGGTTGATGGCAGGATAGGACAAGATATAGAAGAGAAACTTATGTCGCTTAAAATTAATTACATAAAAACAAAGCCTTTAGATTCTTTATATCCAGCCATTTCATATCATCCGGATATTTTTTTTCACCATTTAGAAAAGAATATTATTGTATATGCGCCGGGGGTATGTAAAGAAATTTTAAAAAAATTACATAGTTTAGGGTTTGAGCTTTTGGAGGGAAAAAGCCGCTTAACTTCAAAATATCCCGGAAACATTTGTTATAACGGTGCAAGGGTGGGGAAATATTTTTTCCACAATACAAAATATACAGATAGTGTTATACTGGAGCATTTAAAGAAGAAGGATATAGAAATTGTTCATGTTAATCAAGGGTACACTAAGTGTTCAGTATCAGTTGTTAATGAAAATTCAATAATAACCATGGACAGGGGAATTGCAAAAATTGCTGAAAAAAAAGGACTTGATGTACTGTTAATTGAAGAAGAGGATAGAATTGTCCTTGAAGGCTTAGACAAAGGATTTATTGGTGGAAGCACTTTTCTTATTGACAAATATAAATGGGCAATTTGTGGAGATATTGAAAAATTAAAGACAGAAAAAAAGATACGGGATTTTCTTGATAAAAAAGGAATGGAAATTGTTAGCCTTGGAAATGAAAATTCTGTGGATGTTGGCTCTGTAATACCTCTTTTGACAGGTTAA
- a CDS encoding DNA-3-methyladenine glycosylase family protein, which translates to MEYKGYKIIPGDNKVLIEGVKDFNLTHTFECGQCFRWVRQIDGSYTGVAKGRVVNVSFNKERLQIYNSNVEDFINIWYHYFDLGTDYSEIKKNIVNDKIMEKAVEFGWGIRILKQDLWETLVSFIISANNRIPRIMKSVDTLARLYGKEVYLGVKKYYTFPEAEEIANSTLESLEVCKAGFRCKYVHGTSKMVSSGSINLGNIKKMNTDDAREYLMELPGVGPKVADCVLLYSGTKRDVFPTDVWVKRVMEELYFKKKTALKDIQKMAKERFGVLSGFAQQYLFYYARENKIGV; encoded by the coding sequence GTGGAATATAAGGGGTACAAAATAATACCGGGAGACAATAAAGTTTTAATAGAAGGCGTAAAAGATTTTAATCTTACCCATACCTTTGAATGCGGGCAGTGTTTTAGGTGGGTTAGGCAAATAGACGGGAGTTATACGGGAGTTGCAAAAGGACGGGTTGTAAATGTAAGTTTTAATAAAGAAAGGCTTCAAATATACAATTCCAATGTGGAGGATTTTATAAATATCTGGTATCATTACTTTGACTTAGGGACAGATTATTCAGAAATTAAAAAAAACATAGTTAATGATAAAATAATGGAAAAAGCCGTAGAATTTGGATGGGGTATAAGGATTTTAAAACAGGATTTGTGGGAAACACTGGTTTCATTTATTATTTCCGCCAATAATAGAATACCCAGGATAATGAAATCGGTGGATACATTAGCCCGGCTTTACGGAAAAGAAGTTTATCTGGGGGTAAAAAAATATTATACATTCCCGGAGGCTGAAGAGATAGCCAACTCTACCCTTGAAAGCTTAGAAGTCTGTAAAGCAGGTTTTAGGTGTAAATATGTGCACGGAACTTCAAAGATGGTGAGCAGTGGAAGTATAAATTTGGGAAATATTAAAAAAATGAATACTGATGATGCCAGGGAGTATTTAATGGAACTTCCGGGAGTAGGTCCTAAGGTAGCGGACTGTGTTTTACTTTACAGCGGTACTAAAAGGGATGTATTTCCCACAGATGTATGGGTTAAGAGGGTGATGGAGGAACTTTATTTCAAGAAAAAAACAGCCTTAAAAGATATTCAAAAAATGGCCAAAGAAAGGTTTGGGGTTCTTTCTGGATTTGCCCAGCAATACTTGTTTTATTATGCCCGGGAAAATAAAATTGGGGTGTAA
- a CDS encoding YebC/PmpR family DNA-binding transcriptional regulator, protein MAGHSKWSNIKRKKEKTDAKRGKIFTKLGREIAIAVKSGGPDPEVNPKLRDVIAKAKSANMPNDTIMRSIKKASGDAEGESYEEVVYEGYGPGGVAVIVESATDNRNRTAADVRHYFDKFGGNLGTTGCVSFMFDKKGLILIDKSTVESEDDLMMEALEAGAEDFNAEEEYYEIITDPSDFSKVREALEKSQVKFISADLEMIPQTTTKLTDEKQIEMMKKLIDNLEDLDDVQNVYHNWEIPEEE, encoded by the coding sequence ATGGCTGGGCATTCTAAGTGGTCAAATATTAAACGTAAGAAAGAAAAGACAGATGCGAAGAGAGGAAAGATTTTTACCAAATTAGGCAGGGAGATTGCTATTGCAGTTAAAAGTGGAGGACCTGACCCAGAAGTAAATCCTAAGCTCAGGGATGTTATAGCCAAGGCCAAAAGTGCAAATATGCCTAATGATACAATTATGAGAAGTATAAAAAAGGCTTCCGGAGATGCAGAAGGGGAAAGCTATGAAGAAGTTGTATATGAAGGCTATGGCCCGGGAGGGGTAGCTGTTATTGTAGAATCTGCTACGGACAACAGAAACAGGACTGCTGCAGATGTAAGGCATTATTTTGATAAATTTGGCGGGAATTTAGGGACTACCGGCTGTGTATCCTTTATGTTTGATAAAAAAGGATTGATACTTATAGATAAGTCCACTGTTGAAAGTGAAGATGATTTAATGATGGAAGCACTAGAAGCAGGGGCAGAAGATTTTAATGCGGAAGAAGAATATTATGAGATAATAACAGACCCTAGTGATTTTTCTAAAGTGAGGGAAGCACTTGAAAAGAGTCAGGTTAAATTTATATCTGCTGATTTGGAAATGATTCCTCAGACTACAACTAAGCTTACAGATGAGAAGCAAATTGAAATGATGAAAAAACTTATTGACAATTTAGAGGATTTAGACGATGTTCAAAATGTTTACCATAATTGGGAAATACCAGAAGAAGAGTAA
- the yyaC gene encoding spore protease YyaC, giving the protein MVKVVKKAHFTTNDKMCQFKLNKAILAMTSDIKKRYNRIAVVGIGSDRATGDSFGPLVGHMLSKYRVYDFDVYGTISDPVHAKNIEETIKSIDHSNTLVIAVDASVGSPEHIGHIVLSNQPIKPGNGVGKNLPPVGDISISAVVAVAGFLPLIMLQNTSLGMVYKMAEITANSIRHVLYKQQLEPVRRNKINLHIQT; this is encoded by the coding sequence ATGGTTAAGGTAGTAAAAAAAGCGCATTTCACTACTAACGACAAAATGTGCCAATTCAAGCTAAACAAAGCAATTCTTGCCATGACTTCAGATATTAAAAAAAGATACAATAGGATTGCAGTAGTGGGCATCGGCTCTGACAGGGCTACAGGGGACAGCTTTGGACCATTAGTGGGGCATATGCTTTCTAAATACCGGGTTTATGATTTTGATGTTTATGGCACAATTTCAGATCCGGTTCATGCAAAGAACATAGAAGAAACCATCAAAAGTATTGACCACTCCAATACACTTGTTATAGCAGTGGATGCATCTGTAGGAAGTCCGGAACATATCGGGCATATTGTTTTGAGCAACCAGCCAATTAAGCCGGGAAACGGTGTAGGAAAAAACCTGCCGCCTGTGGGTGACATAAGCATATCTGCTGTTGTGGCTGTTGCGGGTTTTTTACCGTTGATTATGCTTCAAAATACAAGCCTGGGAATGGTGTATAAAATGGCAGAAATAACTGCCAACTCCATAAGACATGTGCTTTATAAACAGCAGCTTGAACCTGTGAGGAGAAATAAAATTAACTTACATATTCAAACCTGA
- a CDS encoding sensor histidine kinase — protein sequence MGNKISLSRPVKVFAIFIFTFLIAINIISASFLTPFEKSIVYAIKSFLPLSVSDKFCLLLVLNISFFLFVLVVFCNMNKKKKALIQKFEEEKKKLIELHKQEIEKKNKCIKKLSSIGKETEKLCAEKSEFFYNISHELKTPLTVILGAIQLIDQKNSQVVTEKRYSARQFFIIKQNCYRLLRLINNILDISRIESGYIKINTTSCNIVYLVEEITQSVVPYVEQKNLYLEFDTSAEEIIASVDIEKFDRVLLNLLSNAIKYTEPGGKISVNVYQEKDSFVIKVSDTGIGIPKKRINNIFKRYQQIKNSLTTGIEGSGIGLSIVKSFVELHGGTIEVNSILNKGSDFLIKIPIKKGSTTPRKNCRRENNDRIIDSIKIEFSDIFPAY from the coding sequence TTGGGTAACAAAATTAGTTTGTCTAGACCTGTAAAAGTATTTGCAATATTCATATTTACCTTTTTAATTGCTATAAACATAATCTCTGCAAGTTTTTTAACGCCTTTTGAAAAATCCATTGTCTATGCAATAAAATCCTTTCTGCCTTTGTCTGTTTCTGATAAATTTTGTCTCTTACTGGTGCTAAACATTAGTTTTTTTCTCTTTGTATTGGTTGTTTTTTGCAATATGAATAAAAAGAAAAAGGCACTAATACAAAAGTTTGAAGAGGAGAAAAAGAAATTAATTGAACTGCACAAACAAGAAATAGAGAAGAAAAACAAATGCATAAAAAAGCTTTCTTCCATTGGCAAGGAAACTGAAAAACTATGTGCAGAAAAAAGCGAGTTCTTTTATAATATTTCCCATGAGCTCAAAACACCCTTAACTGTAATATTAGGTGCTATTCAGCTTATAGATCAGAAAAACTCACAGGTTGTTACTGAAAAGAGATATTCCGCAAGACAATTCTTCATTATAAAACAAAACTGTTATAGGCTTTTGAGGCTAATAAACAACATATTAGACATCAGCCGTATAGAATCCGGCTATATAAAAATAAACACTACAAGCTGCAATATAGTATACCTGGTTGAAGAAATAACCCAGTCTGTGGTACCTTATGTAGAGCAAAAAAACCTATATTTAGAATTTGATACTTCAGCAGAAGAAATTATTGCCAGCGTGGATATTGAAAAATTCGACAGGGTACTACTTAACCTTTTGTCAAATGCAATTAAGTATACAGAACCCGGGGGGAAAATTTCTGTAAACGTATACCAGGAAAAAGATTCTTTCGTAATAAAGGTATCTGATACCGGCATAGGTATTCCTAAAAAAAGAATAAATAATATATTTAAAAGATACCAGCAAATAAAAAACTCCCTTACAACAGGAATTGAAGGAAGCGGGATAGGACTTTCAATTGTAAAATCATTTGTTGAGCTTCACGGCGGCACCATTGAAGTAAACAGCATCCTCAATAAAGGAAGTGATTTTCTGATAAAAATTCCAATTAAAAAAGGCAGTACCACACCCCGGAAAAATTGCAGGCGTGAAAACAACGACAGAATTATAGACTCTATAAAAATTGAGTTTTCAGACATTTTTCCCGCTTATTAG
- a CDS encoding CoA-binding protein codes for MLEQKMLEKKVWAVVGVSQNPEKYGNMIYKKLKRYGYKVYPVNPNYQTIEGDKCYSSLSQLPEKPDVVNMVVSPNIGKSVIEEAADLGVEYIWLQPGTHNEEIVKLIDKKGMNAVKACVLMSLK; via the coding sequence ATGTTGGAGCAAAAAATGCTGGAGAAAAAAGTATGGGCCGTTGTAGGCGTAAGTCAAAATCCTGAGAAATATGGAAACATGATTTATAAAAAACTAAAGAGATATGGGTATAAGGTATACCCTGTAAACCCCAATTACCAGACTATAGAGGGGGACAAATGCTATAGCAGCCTTTCACAGCTTCCGGAAAAGCCGGATGTTGTAAATATGGTTGTTTCCCCTAATATAGGGAAATCAGTAATTGAAGAGGCGGCAGACTTAGGAGTTGAATATATATGGCTTCAGCCAGGGACTCATAATGAGGAAATTGTAAAATTAATAGATAAAAAGGGTATGAATGCTGTTAAGGCATGTGTCCTCATGTCCTTGAAATAA
- a CDS encoding YigZ family protein, whose protein sequence is MDKQYKTVLKHAVAEMEEKKSRFIASVMPVATEKEALDFINEIKAKYWDATHNVYSYYIGGKSIIQRFSDDGEPSGTAGLPILEVIKRMEVRDLVVVVTRYFGGTLLGAAGLVRAYGKSASLGIEEAGIITKKLCTEVNIVIEYDLFGKVQNTLISKDYIIKDIIYEQDVEIIVYVEEGGLGHLTELINEVTNARCLIEAGNKTYISLDEQGKLIL, encoded by the coding sequence TTGGATAAACAATATAAAACCGTTTTAAAACATGCTGTAGCTGAGATGGAAGAAAAAAAGTCAAGGTTTATTGCATCGGTTATGCCTGTTGCAACTGAAAAAGAGGCGCTGGATTTTATTAATGAAATAAAGGCAAAATACTGGGATGCCACCCACAATGTATATTCTTACTACATCGGGGGAAAGAGTATTATACAGAGGTTTAGTGACGATGGGGAACCTTCCGGGACGGCGGGACTACCTATACTGGAAGTTATAAAGAGAATGGAAGTAAGGGATTTGGTGGTTGTTGTTACCAGATACTTTGGCGGCACTCTTTTAGGTGCGGCAGGTCTTGTACGGGCATACGGGAAAAGTGCTTCTTTAGGCATTGAAGAGGCGGGGATTATAACAAAAAAATTGTGTACGGAAGTAAATATTGTGATTGAATATGATTTATTTGGGAAAGTACAGAATACACTTATTTCTAAAGATTATATTATAAAAGACATAATATATGAGCAGGATGTAGAGATAATAGTATATGTAGAGGAAGGCGGGCTTGGGCATTTAACGGAATTAATTAACGAAGTGACAAATGCAAGATGTTTAATAGAGGCGGGAAATAAAACTTATATTTCCCTTGATGAACAAGGGAAGCTGATTTTGTAG
- the ytxC gene encoding putative sporulation protein YtxC, producing the protein MQFLCIEAGESSEDIKDYINRELNKFDIDCFIENVVNSEGKITVKCKIDLSKIEEERQHIIFDEIKAGISSALADYIIKEYEEKLIYRIINNNYCYFNSLEKKEIFRIAVSTIKNSEKSFLNSLFQIRRRNIIIRKLLDYYQGANDLILDGFVNFRLKEYIKDLEEIVDKAVDDFLMEREYREFIRLLRYFVDIQEPKFNTIHVIAGYDDKYILLDENKREITNECIQEFMNDISSEEIKYDDLLVSSLITMAPRKIMIHGAKNFKNKELLETIKNVFWEKTFICAGCELCIVNMVRNEEKV; encoded by the coding sequence ATGCAGTTTCTTTGTATTGAGGCTGGAGAGAGTTCAGAAGATATAAAAGATTATATAAATAGAGAATTAAATAAATTTGATATAGATTGTTTTATTGAAAATGTTGTTAATTCTGAAGGGAAAATAACCGTTAAATGTAAAATTGATTTGTCTAAAATAGAAGAAGAAAGGCAACACATAATTTTTGATGAAATAAAAGCAGGTATTTCCAGTGCATTAGCAGATTATATAATTAAAGAATATGAAGAAAAATTAATATACAGGATAATAAACAACAATTACTGCTATTTTAATTCGTTGGAGAAAAAAGAAATATTTAGAATTGCGGTAAGTACAATAAAAAATAGTGAAAAAAGCTTTTTAAACAGCTTATTTCAAATAAGAAGGAGAAATATCATCATACGAAAATTATTAGACTACTACCAGGGAGCTAATGATTTAATTTTAGATGGTTTTGTTAATTTCAGACTAAAGGAATATATAAAAGACTTAGAAGAAATAGTGGATAAAGCTGTAGATGATTTTTTAATGGAAAGAGAGTACAGGGAATTTATTCGGTTATTAAGGTATTTTGTGGACATTCAGGAGCCAAAATTCAACACTATACATGTAATTGCAGGGTATGATGATAAATATATTCTTTTAGATGAAAATAAAAGGGAAATTACAAATGAATGCATACAGGAGTTTATGAATGATATTTCCAGTGAAGAAATAAAATATGATGATCTGCTTGTAAGTTCCCTTATTACTATGGCACCTAGGAAAATAATGATTCACGGTGCTAAAAATTTTAAAAATAAAGAACTGTTAGAGACAATAAAGAATGTTTTTTGGGAAAAGACCTTTATATGTGCAGGTTGTGAACTATGCATTGTAAATATGGTAAGAAATGAAGAAAAGGTATAA
- a CDS encoding DUF6062 family protein, whose protein sequence is MKEKIYTIPVTDAFKNDCECPMCILEKKLEDENVEYILGPFLMEPEGRIQTNKEGFCQKHFEMLYNTQANRLGLGLIVDTLLCEQNSILKKMYSENEEVLRRDSEISMIKNLSGKIISKQTESKKFVDALIEKLDDLNSSCTICNRLNKTMDRYVDVILYLYFKEEDFKNMFDNQKGFCLKHLKLLLEGTKKYLAPKETAIFINKLMSIQIENMERIQEEVNWFTKKFDYRYNDAPWKNSKDALLRSIQKLVGYSNLK, encoded by the coding sequence ATGAAAGAAAAAATTTATACCATACCCGTTACAGATGCATTTAAAAATGACTGTGAATGCCCCATGTGCATTTTAGAGAAAAAATTAGAAGATGAAAATGTTGAATACATTTTAGGTCCTTTTTTAATGGAACCTGAAGGAAGGATACAAACCAATAAAGAAGGCTTTTGCCAAAAGCATTTTGAAATGCTGTACAACACACAGGCAAATAGGTTAGGCTTAGGACTCATTGTTGATACCCTCCTTTGTGAACAAAATAGTATTTTAAAAAAAATGTATAGTGAAAATGAAGAGGTTTTAAGAAGAGATTCTGAAATATCCATGATAAAAAACTTATCCGGAAAAATCATATCCAAACAGACAGAATCTAAAAAATTTGTGGATGCCCTTATAGAAAAATTAGATGACTTAAACAGCTCATGTACAATTTGCAATAGATTAAACAAAACCATGGACAGGTATGTAGATGTAATATTGTATTTGTATTTTAAAGAAGAGGATTTTAAAAATATGTTTGACAATCAAAAAGGTTTTTGCTTAAAGCACTTAAAGCTTCTTCTCGAAGGTACAAAAAAATACCTTGCTCCAAAAGAAACAGCTATTTTTATAAATAAACTTATGTCCATCCAGATTGAAAATATGGAGCGTATACAAGAAGAAGTCAACTGGTTTACCAAAAAATTTGACTACCGCTATAATGATGCACCTTGGAAAAACTCAAAGGATGCACTTTTAAGAAGCATACAAAAGCTTGTAGGCTACTCTAATTTAAAATAA
- a CDS encoding ABC transporter substrate-binding protein yields MKKHTKPIIFLVVLILLAFAIVGCGSKTGINNDVDNKADAKSGEERDEEDENLNINKEDIRDKYEAFDLGGRTIKISSWWPVVPDSNMKKPDPTVYSEDIAKYENIKRIEEKYNCAIEFIEVPWEQLESKLEESVLEGSPFADIVYLPMNFSVSAIAKGYLLPVSEFVSPNSDVLTDNIVVTLMGKLIDDEYGIKTVEVPDNGVFMGYNKSIIDELDLETPMEIYKNNFKSWNWEKFLEYAKAATGDTDGDGEIDRFGYGGFIHRTIANFVVANDGEIFSDFESGKHRLKSPKTIRALEFINELYNVHNVAYIAEGDLWNYEANYSSFKNGNILFFPILSWMLEEIKGLSFEYGIVPFPTGPDNISGKTCAISYDAFYIPKGVKEPEKVYQVLEELLWFFGDNIDLRDAGKEKWLRGLWVTEESYEMSIEVSKYHGKLEMYEFVPDFPMGEIMGAVILEGMTVKEAVELYDKQAQDAIDRLLEKNN; encoded by the coding sequence ATGAAAAAGCACACAAAGCCAATAATATTTTTGGTAGTATTGATTTTACTGGCATTTGCTATTGTTGGTTGTGGCTCTAAGACAGGTATTAATAATGATGTTGATAATAAGGCTGATGCTAAATCCGGTGAAGAAAGAGATGAGGAAGATGAAAATTTAAATATTAATAAGGAAGATATAAGGGATAAATATGAGGCTTTTGACTTAGGAGGAAGGACTATAAAAATTTCAAGCTGGTGGCCTGTAGTGCCGGACAGCAATATGAAAAAACCGGATCCTACAGTCTACTCAGAAGATATAGCAAAGTACGAAAACATTAAAAGAATTGAAGAAAAATACAATTGCGCAATTGAATTTATTGAAGTTCCATGGGAACAGCTGGAATCTAAGCTGGAGGAGTCTGTTTTAGAAGGTTCGCCTTTTGCAGATATTGTATATTTGCCAATGAATTTTTCCGTTTCGGCTATTGCAAAAGGATATCTTCTGCCTGTTAGTGAGTTTGTATCCCCCAATTCGGATGTTTTGACAGACAATATTGTAGTTACATTAATGGGGAAGTTAATAGATGATGAGTACGGTATAAAAACTGTTGAGGTACCTGATAATGGTGTTTTTATGGGATACAATAAATCAATTATTGACGAATTAGATCTTGAGACACCAATGGAGATATACAAAAATAATTTTAAGAGTTGGAACTGGGAAAAGTTTTTGGAATATGCTAAGGCTGCAACCGGCGATACCGACGGGGATGGAGAGATAGACAGGTTTGGATATGGAGGATTTATACACCGGACTATAGCAAATTTTGTGGTTGCCAATGACGGAGAAATATTCAGTGATTTTGAATCAGGAAAGCACCGGTTAAAAAGCCCAAAGACTATACGTGCACTGGAGTTTATAAATGAATTGTACAATGTGCACAATGTGGCTTATATTGCAGAAGGGGATTTATGGAATTATGAAGCCAATTACTCATCCTTTAAAAATGGAAATATTTTATTTTTTCCTATTCTCTCATGGATGCTTGAAGAAATAAAGGGACTTTCATTTGAATATGGAATTGTTCCTTTTCCAACAGGACCTGACAATATAAGCGGGAAAACATGTGCAATTTCCTATGATGCATTTTATATTCCAAAAGGTGTAAAGGAGCCGGAGAAAGTATACCAGGTCCTTGAAGAATTGTTATGGTTTTTTGGTGACAATATAGACTTAAGAGATGCCGGTAAAGAGAAATGGCTGAGAGGTTTATGGGTGACGGAAGAGAGTTATGAAATGTCCATAGAGGTATCAAAATACCACGGCAAATTAGAAATGTATGAATTTGTCCCTGATTTTCCCATGGGAGAGATAATGGGTGCCGTTATTTTAGAAGGAATGACGGTGAAAGAGGCAGTAGAATTATATGATAAGCAGGCACAAGATGCAATTGACCGGCTTCTTGAAAAAAACAACTAA
- a CDS encoding DUF378 domain-containing protein: MNRTALDRVALVLVIIGAINWLLIGLLDYNLVYEVSTLLGMGTLLSRIIYSIVGLSGLYTISLLFREAEPARE; this comes from the coding sequence ATGAACAGAACAGCCCTAGACAGAGTAGCACTTGTTCTTGTTATTATAGGCGCAATAAACTGGCTCCTGATAGGATTACTGGATTATAATTTAGTTTATGAAGTGTCAACTTTACTTGGAATGGGCACATTATTATCAAGAATTATATATTCAATAGTGGGGCTTTCCGGGCTTTACACCATAAGCCTGTTGTTCAGGGAGGCAGAACCTGCAAGAGAATAA